A genomic window from Paenibacillus sp. FSL K6-0276 includes:
- the shc gene encoding squalene--hopene cyclase, protein MNHILSTVDKEIERLTAFLIDQQHQDGSWHFCFENGIVIDAYVIILFRILNVQNEALVRQLHDRILAEQQPAGFWQLYRDEEDGNLSTSVEAYYALLYSGYSKVTDEPMVRAKHYIQSKGGIGKVTSILTRVILAATGQSKWPLSISSIPLEVLLFPAYFPINYFEFSGYSRVHLTPMLIMADRRFTISTANAPDLSDLIDTRIEADEPTSRGYQELQDVIHSGLNRLLGSPRYIHEVARTKAEQFMLQRIESDGTLYSYASSTILMVFALLALDYDQQHPLITNAIDGLTAMQCRSESNTTIQNSPSTIWDTALIIYALQEAQIPDDLITIKRAASYLLSRQQNKTADWSIHNPDTAPGGWGFSESNTINPDVDDTTAALRAIRSLSIAQPSYLESWNRGLNWVLTMQNKDGGWPAFEKNTNKEMLTWLAIDGAKSAAIDPSEADLTGRTLEYLGNFAGLETRNEFIERGVKWLIQYQEKDGSWYGRWGVCYIYGTWAALTGLQAVGLPINHDTLQKGVKWLLSIQNSDGGWGESCHSDRLLQYVPLGKSTPSQTAWALDALIAVQPEPTPAVDRGIQRLISSMNEDDWKSSYPTGAGLPGNFYSNYHSYRYIWPLVTLSHYRKKYGEL, encoded by the coding sequence ATGAATCATATACTGAGCACAGTAGATAAAGAGATCGAGCGTTTAACAGCATTCCTGATTGATCAACAGCATCAAGATGGATCTTGGCATTTTTGTTTTGAGAATGGAATCGTTATCGATGCATATGTTATCATCCTCTTCCGGATATTGAACGTACAGAATGAAGCTCTGGTTAGGCAGCTACATGATCGTATACTTGCTGAGCAACAGCCAGCTGGATTCTGGCAATTGTATAGAGATGAAGAAGACGGAAACTTATCTACCTCAGTTGAAGCCTACTACGCCCTTCTCTACTCTGGGTACAGTAAGGTGACAGATGAGCCGATGGTACGTGCAAAGCATTATATTCAATCCAAAGGTGGGATTGGGAAAGTTACTAGCATCTTAACTAGAGTCATCCTTGCAGCTACAGGACAGAGCAAGTGGCCTTTATCGATCTCTTCGATTCCTCTAGAAGTTTTGCTATTCCCAGCTTATTTTCCTATTAACTATTTTGAATTCTCAGGCTACTCAAGAGTGCATCTCACGCCTATGCTCATTATGGCCGATCGACGTTTCACAATCTCAACAGCTAATGCTCCTGATCTGTCTGATCTCATAGACACTCGTATTGAAGCAGATGAACCTACTTCCCGTGGATATCAAGAGCTGCAGGACGTTATACACTCTGGCCTAAATAGACTTCTTGGAAGTCCTCGTTACATTCACGAAGTCGCCCGAACCAAAGCAGAACAGTTCATGCTCCAGCGGATTGAATCCGACGGGACACTGTACAGCTACGCCAGCAGTACAATTCTCATGGTGTTTGCTCTGCTGGCTCTGGATTATGATCAGCAGCATCCTCTGATTACGAATGCCATAGATGGGCTTACCGCGATGCAATGCCGTTCTGAAAGTAACACAACAATTCAAAACTCCCCATCTACCATATGGGATACGGCTCTAATCATCTATGCTTTGCAGGAAGCACAAATTCCCGATGACCTTATCACGATTAAACGCGCTGCTTCGTATCTGCTGTCCAGACAGCAGAATAAAACTGCTGATTGGAGCATTCATAATCCGGATACGGCTCCCGGGGGATGGGGATTCTCAGAATCTAATACGATTAATCCGGATGTGGATGACACAACCGCAGCTTTAAGAGCCATACGAAGTTTATCAATAGCTCAACCGTCCTATCTAGAATCATGGAATCGCGGACTGAATTGGGTGCTGACTATGCAGAATAAAGATGGCGGCTGGCCAGCATTCGAAAAAAATACCAATAAAGAAATGCTCACTTGGCTCGCTATCGATGGTGCCAAATCTGCTGCCATTGATCCCTCGGAGGCAGATCTAACCGGGCGTACCTTAGAGTATCTAGGGAACTTTGCCGGACTTGAGACGCGGAATGAATTCATAGAGCGAGGTGTGAAATGGCTGATTCAGTATCAGGAGAAGGATGGTTCTTGGTACGGAAGATGGGGAGTTTGTTACATCTATGGAACCTGGGCTGCATTAACAGGTTTACAAGCAGTTGGCCTACCAATCAATCATGATACCTTGCAAAAAGGAGTGAAATGGCTCCTAAGCATTCAGAACTCGGACGGTGGTTGGGGGGAGTCCTGTCACAGTGATCGGTTATTGCAATATGTGCCTTTGGGTAAGAGCACACCTTCCCAAACCGCATGGGCGCTTGACGCACTCATCGCAGTTCAACCGGAACCTACACCTGCGGTAGATCGAGGAATCCAAAGACTAATATCATCTATGAACGAAGACGATTGGAAGAGCTCTTATCCGACAGGCGCTGGTCTTCCCGGTAATTTCTATTCCAACTATCACAGTTACAGATACATCTGGCCACTAGTCACGCTGAGTCACTATAGAAAGAAATACGGAGAATTGTAG
- a CDS encoding OsmC family protein, translating into MPNVQTFKATAHLQDGVKVVTKARQFDLVIDEPQSLGGTDTGMNPVEALLASLGACQSIVARVYAPRFEVELEDFRVDVEGDLDLDGFFNRSEVRPGYSDIRYTFYIKTPSPAEKVEQFVQFLESKCPVGDTIAAPVNLKLNRIIIEK; encoded by the coding sequence ATGCCAAATGTTCAAACTTTCAAAGCAACTGCCCATTTACAAGATGGGGTTAAGGTCGTTACTAAAGCAAGACAATTCGATCTTGTCATCGACGAACCACAAAGTCTTGGGGGAACGGATACAGGAATGAATCCTGTCGAAGCTTTGCTTGCTTCTTTGGGCGCCTGCCAATCCATTGTGGCTCGAGTCTATGCCCCTAGATTTGAGGTAGAGCTTGAAGATTTCAGAGTTGACGTTGAAGGTGATCTGGACCTTGATGGATTTTTCAACCGTTCTGAAGTTCGTCCCGGTTATTCTGATATTCGTTATACATTCTACATAAAGACCCCATCGCCTGCCGAGAAGGTCGAACAATTCGTACAATTTCTAGAGAGCAAATGCCCTGTGGGTGACACAATTGCTGCCCCGGTGAATCTTAAGCTGAATCGTATCATTATTGAAAAGTAA
- a CDS encoding SUMF1/EgtB/PvdO family nonheme iron enzyme, with protein MSNEIERYLNYPLVKIPGGEIELRDDRIKSNWKVELRPFHLARYPVTMELYNAITNKSSKSPEENHKPVVNISWHDAISFCNLLSHKAGLKEAYAISKDGEHIICDWEVGGYRLPSEAEWQYACKAGTSGYQYGELDKIAWYNENSDGELHAVGTKEPNAWGLYDMLGNVWEWCWDLYDEQVYGSYRIFRGGSWAEEARGCGATCRRRSHPTFSVDDLGFRLARSL; from the coding sequence GTGTCAAATGAAATTGAACGCTACTTGAACTATCCTTTGGTTAAAATACCAGGGGGAGAAATAGAATTAAGAGACGATAGAATAAAAAGCAATTGGAAAGTTGAATTAAGACCATTTCATCTTGCTCGATATCCTGTAACGATGGAGCTTTACAACGCTATAACTAATAAATCATCAAAATCACCTGAAGAAAATCATAAACCAGTAGTTAACATTTCTTGGCATGATGCTATTTCCTTTTGTAATCTGCTTTCACATAAAGCTGGATTGAAGGAAGCTTATGCTATAAGCAAAGATGGAGAACACATAATTTGTGATTGGGAAGTGGGTGGCTATCGACTTCCTTCGGAAGCTGAGTGGCAATATGCATGTAAAGCAGGGACTTCCGGTTATCAATATGGAGAGCTGGATAAGATTGCTTGGTATAATGAAAATTCAGATGGCGAACTCCATGCAGTAGGGACGAAAGAACCGAATGCATGGGGGCTTTATGATATGTTAGGGAATGTTTGGGAGTGGTGCTGGGATTTATATGATGAACAAGTGTACGGTTCCTATCGAATTTTTCGAGGAGGTAGCTGGGCTGAAGAGGCTAGAGGCTGTGGAGCAACCTGTCGTCGTCGCAGCCATCCCACTTTTAGCGTGGATGATCTTGGATTCCGCCTCGCTCGATCTTTATAG
- a CDS encoding ABC transporter ATP-binding protein, producing MSLNMPLMMLVLYASIVAVLWFGGLQSWNGSLPVGQLIAIINYITQLLMSILMLSNMLTFFSSAKVSADRENEVFSTISEITDVDSAKKDSIHNGRIEFDNVSFSYGSTDDNLVLDGINFTAEPGETVAIRGATGAGKSTLVSLIPRLYEVSSGSITIDGSDTRKIALEDLRRRRGYVMQQSILFSSTIRDNIRYGRPEATDEEVEQAADFDCAALLIQPTILIMDDSTSALDVATESRIRQMLKKRLRSSTIF from the coding sequence ATGTCGTTGAATATGCCGCTCATGATGCTTGTGCTATATGCCAGTATTGTTGCAGTACTCTGGTTTGGGGGGCTGCAGAGCTGGAATGGCTCGCTGCCGGTCGGTCAGTTGATCGCCATTATTAACTACATAACCCAACTGTTGATGTCAATTTTGATGTTGAGCAATATGCTCACATTCTTCTCGAGTGCAAAGGTCTCCGCCGATCGGGAGAATGAGGTGTTTTCCACTATCAGCGAGATTACAGACGTAGACTCCGCTAAAAAAGATTCCATACACAATGGTCGAATCGAATTTGACAACGTATCATTTTCTTATGGTTCTACGGATGATAACCTTGTGTTAGATGGCATCAATTTCACTGCCGAGCCAGGAGAAACAGTGGCCATACGCGGAGCCACCGGTGCTGGGAAATCTACTTTGGTCAGCCTCATTCCTCGGCTCTACGAAGTATCCTCTGGATCTATCACAATTGATGGCTCTGATACTCGCAAAATTGCTTTGGAAGATTTGCGTCGCAGGAGAGGATACGTTATGCAGCAATCTATTCTGTTCAGCAGCACAATCCGTGATAATATACGATATGGCAGACCGGAGGCTACGGATGAAGAAGTGGAACAAGCAGCGGATTTTGATTGCGCGGCGTTATTAATTCAGCCAACTATCCTAATCATGGACGACAGTACTAGCGCGCTCGATGTGGCGACAGAGTCGCGAATCCGGCAAATGTTAAAAAAGCGTCTTCGCAGCAGCACGATATTTTGA
- a CDS encoding helix-turn-helix domain-containing protein translates to MSHSSYERFDTEGKLPFDVSLHGVNYVPNHWHMSVELIFVLSGNLEVSTGNRQYRLKEGDMLLINQCYVHEVIGLDQNIIATFRIPITYLKQHIHNVEKISFECYSAEAGPEKQSGIDTMRQLMAEMVQLNYKGGEAYELEMEARMLGLFSVLVKQFKRPDSGEAMNVKYMERMMNIITYIDEHYKEPVSLQTIAEREYLSVPYLSKFFSENIGVNFQTYLTSIRLKNTVEALLSHQEQSLAELALQHGFPNAKSFYAAFKSRYHITPHEYRKKYRPQTHAKQEGSTSGYLAFNQSSALGIIRQFLRRSQSLQLEPVHAVVQLSASISLDGTQRPIQHSWKNIITISKANEGLQSDVQAQLKYLQERCPFRYLRFHGIFDDSMMVYWEDYEGQAHYNFRFVDQLFDYLLSIGLKPFIELGFIPFDLAADSSKQVFYEESYVSLPKSMDRWCELVDRFIRHCLNRYGLEEVESWKFEFWNEPEYGLFWSATHEEYNEMYARTFHTVKAVSPNLLIGAPGRIITLNSNAFCEQFFTFCRERDCLPDFIPLHFYPHENMDSLLHITQEQKEVSSEIQSSPLALEGFSKVSPNPDYLKESLEREIGLLAELGLNGHELYLTEWNSTAFHRELTNDTLYKAAYIVKNVIENLDRISGFGYWVLSDNIEESAASSRIFHGGLGLMAQYGIPKAAMYAYELLAKLGDRLVAHEEGYIVTAGRGGYQILTYNYCHFDDLYALGDTSFITPTSRYSGFKNERILKIELTLTGLPSGRYKQVTHTISRAYGSSFDKWVEMGAPSVLTAEDTAYLKAASPPRRQVQILEAGEELSTVMRVEPHSVELIELIPLF, encoded by the coding sequence GTGAGCCATTCCAGCTATGAACGGTTTGATACCGAAGGCAAATTGCCGTTTGATGTTTCTCTACATGGCGTCAACTATGTGCCGAATCATTGGCATATGAGTGTGGAGCTGATTTTTGTGCTGTCCGGTAATCTAGAGGTTTCGACCGGAAACCGCCAATATAGGCTTAAGGAAGGGGATATGCTGCTCATTAACCAGTGTTACGTGCATGAAGTCATCGGCTTAGATCAGAATATCATCGCTACCTTTCGAATTCCTATAACCTATCTTAAGCAGCATATTCACAATGTGGAGAAGATCAGCTTTGAATGTTATTCTGCCGAAGCAGGTCCCGAGAAGCAAAGCGGCATAGACACCATGCGTCAGCTCATGGCTGAAATGGTGCAGCTGAATTACAAAGGTGGAGAAGCTTATGAGCTGGAGATGGAGGCACGAATGCTAGGGTTGTTCTCCGTTTTGGTCAAGCAGTTCAAGAGGCCAGACTCCGGTGAAGCTATGAATGTAAAATATATGGAGCGGATGATGAACATCATCACTTATATAGATGAGCACTATAAAGAGCCGGTGTCATTGCAGACAATAGCGGAACGCGAGTATTTGTCGGTGCCGTATTTGTCCAAGTTTTTTAGCGAGAACATCGGGGTGAATTTCCAAACCTACTTAACTAGCATTCGCTTAAAAAACACTGTTGAAGCCCTTCTGAGTCATCAAGAGCAGTCGCTTGCCGAGCTGGCGCTTCAGCATGGCTTTCCGAATGCAAAATCTTTTTATGCTGCATTCAAAAGCCGGTATCATATTACACCGCATGAGTACCGCAAAAAATATCGACCCCAGACTCATGCGAAACAGGAAGGTTCTACTTCCGGCTACTTGGCATTTAATCAATCCAGTGCACTGGGCATTATTCGGCAATTCCTACGACGTAGTCAGTCGCTTCAGCTCGAACCAGTTCATGCGGTTGTTCAGCTATCTGCGAGTATATCTTTAGACGGAACTCAGCGACCGATCCAGCATAGCTGGAAAAATATCATTACGATCAGCAAAGCAAACGAAGGACTTCAAAGCGATGTACAAGCCCAGTTGAAATATTTACAAGAGCGGTGTCCATTCCGCTATTTGCGTTTTCATGGGATATTTGATGATTCAATGATGGTGTACTGGGAGGATTATGAAGGGCAGGCACATTACAATTTCCGTTTTGTGGATCAGTTGTTTGATTATCTGTTATCTATCGGCTTGAAGCCTTTTATAGAACTTGGGTTTATACCTTTTGATCTCGCAGCAGACAGCAGTAAACAGGTGTTTTATGAAGAGAGTTATGTGAGTCTTCCTAAATCCATGGACCGTTGGTGTGAATTGGTGGATCGCTTTATTCGCCATTGTCTTAATCGGTATGGCCTTGAAGAGGTGGAAAGCTGGAAGTTTGAATTCTGGAATGAACCGGAGTATGGATTGTTCTGGTCTGCGACGCATGAAGAGTACAACGAAATGTATGCACGAACTTTCCATACCGTCAAAGCCGTTTCTCCGAACCTCTTGATTGGCGCTCCTGGTAGAATTATTACTTTAAACTCCAATGCGTTTTGTGAACAGTTTTTCACTTTCTGTAGAGAACGGGATTGTCTTCCGGATTTCATCCCTTTACATTTTTATCCTCATGAGAACATGGATAGTCTGCTCCATATAACTCAGGAACAAAAAGAAGTATCGAGTGAAATACAGTCATCCCCACTGGCGCTAGAGGGGTTTAGCAAGGTGTCACCAAACCCAGATTATTTGAAGGAATCGCTGGAGCGGGAGATCGGGCTGCTTGCTGAGTTGGGACTTAACGGACATGAACTATATTTAACCGAATGGAATTCAACGGCATTTCATCGTGAACTGACCAATGATACATTATATAAGGCTGCATATATCGTAAAGAATGTAATCGAGAATCTTGACCGTATCAGTGGATTCGGATATTGGGTACTGAGTGACAACATTGAGGAATCGGCGGCTTCGTCCCGGATTTTTCACGGTGGGCTTGGACTCATGGCTCAGTACGGGATTCCCAAAGCGGCTATGTATGCTTATGAACTGCTCGCCAAGCTGGGAGACCGGCTAGTCGCTCACGAAGAGGGATATATCGTGACGGCGGGGCGAGGGGGATATCAGATTTTAACTTACAATTATTGTCATTTTGATGATCTGTATGCGCTTGGAGATACATCGTTCATTACACCTACAAGCCGGTATAGCGGTTTCAAAAATGAAAGAATTCTTAAGATCGAGCTCACATTAACTGGATTACCATCCGGCAGGTATAAGCAAGTGACGCATACGATCAGCAGAGCGTATGGCAGCAGCTTTGATAAGTGGGTGGAGATGGGAGCTCCATCTGTTCTAACTGCAGAGGACACTGCTTATCTAAAGGCTGCCTCTCCCCCACGCAGACAGGTTCAGATTCTAGAAGCAGGTGAAGAGCTTTCTACTGTCATGAGAGTGGAACCACATAGCGTGGAGCTCATAGAGCTGATTCCGTTGTTTTGA
- a CDS encoding glycoside hydrolase family 3 N-terminal domain-containing protein yields MNQRETFKTTKSLHKISYVSNKGGPTLGFSPESGVQILEQDGLFFKDLNRNGMLDKYEDWRLSPEERAEDLASQMSVEQIAGLMLYSGHQSIPALSSSWFSGTYNGKSFEESGAKPWELTDEQLAFLAQDHLRHILVTTVESPEIAALWNNQVQAFAEGTDLGIPANNSSDPRHGSDSSSEFNAGAGGEISMWPETLGLAATFDPKITYQFGQIASREYRALGLGTALSPQIDIATDPRWFRFNGTFGEDSKLSADMARAYVDGFQNSENDREINEGWGYDSVNAMVKHWPGGGSGEGGRDAHYGCGKYAVYPGGNFEEHLIPFTEGAFKLDGPTKQASAVMPYYTISTDQDKVNGENVGNSYSSYLITDLLREKYGYDGVVCTDWLITADESNSKDSFLSGKPWGVEGLSVAERHYKLLMAGVDQFGGNNEIEPVLEAYKMGVAEHGEVWMRSRFERSAVRLLLNIFRLGLFENPYLNPEESTQIVGNPEFMQSGYEAQLKSIVLLKNKNQVLPLASKQTVYIPKRYTPAGKDWIGNPTPEKTEYPVNLDVVSKYYHVTNQPEEADFALVFISSPKSGVGYSQEDSDQGGNGYVPISLQYRPYTAEHAREQSLTGDARDNDVLNRSYKGKTVDTHNESDLDTILEARKLMKGKPVVVSMLLSNPSVVAEFEGEADAILANFGLQDQALMEVLIGAEEPSGLLPVQMPSGMQTVEEQLEDVAHDMECHVDSERHVYDFAYGMNWNGVIEDERTKNYRK; encoded by the coding sequence ATGAATCAGAGAGAGACTTTTAAAACCACCAAAAGCCTTCATAAAATATCTTACGTAAGCAATAAGGGCGGCCCAACCTTGGGCTTTTCTCCTGAATCTGGAGTGCAGATTCTCGAGCAGGACGGACTGTTCTTCAAGGATCTGAATCGAAATGGCATGTTGGATAAATATGAGGACTGGCGGTTGTCGCCGGAAGAGCGGGCCGAGGATCTGGCTTCACAGATGAGTGTTGAACAAATTGCCGGACTCATGCTGTATAGCGGTCATCAATCCATTCCAGCACTCAGTAGCAGCTGGTTCTCAGGAACGTACAACGGTAAATCCTTTGAGGAGAGCGGTGCAAAGCCGTGGGAGCTAACCGACGAGCAGTTGGCATTTCTGGCACAGGACCATCTGAGACATATTCTGGTTACCACAGTGGAGAGTCCAGAAATAGCCGCCCTGTGGAACAATCAGGTACAGGCATTTGCAGAAGGAACCGATCTAGGTATTCCAGCTAACAACAGCTCCGACCCGCGCCACGGCTCAGATTCAAGCTCGGAGTTCAATGCCGGTGCCGGTGGAGAAATCTCTATGTGGCCGGAGACGCTTGGCCTGGCGGCAACCTTCGATCCAAAGATCACATATCAGTTCGGGCAAATTGCCTCCCGTGAGTATCGTGCGCTCGGTTTAGGAACTGCGCTGTCCCCGCAAATCGATATTGCTACAGATCCGAGGTGGTTCCGTTTCAACGGCACATTTGGCGAAGATTCGAAGCTGTCTGCTGATATGGCTAGAGCTTATGTCGACGGCTTCCAGAACTCGGAAAATGACCGGGAGATTAACGAAGGCTGGGGATATGATAGTGTGAACGCTATGGTAAAACATTGGCCTGGCGGTGGTTCCGGTGAAGGCGGAAGGGATGCACATTATGGTTGCGGCAAATATGCCGTCTATCCTGGAGGTAACTTTGAAGAACATCTTATTCCTTTTACAGAAGGAGCTTTCAAATTGGATGGTCCAACCAAGCAGGCTTCAGCGGTCATGCCATATTACACAATTTCCACAGATCAAGATAAAGTGAACGGGGAAAATGTCGGGAATTCCTATAGTTCTTATCTTATTACCGATCTGCTACGGGAAAAATACGGTTACGATGGCGTTGTATGCACTGATTGGCTTATTACAGCCGACGAATCAAATAGTAAGGATTCTTTTCTCAGTGGTAAGCCTTGGGGCGTAGAAGGTCTGTCCGTCGCGGAACGGCATTACAAGCTCTTAATGGCAGGCGTTGACCAATTCGGCGGCAATAATGAGATTGAGCCTGTGCTTGAAGCTTACAAAATGGGAGTAGCTGAGCATGGAGAGGTGTGGATGCGGAGTCGTTTTGAACGGTCTGCTGTTCGGCTGCTGCTTAATATTTTCCGTCTGGGTCTCTTCGAGAACCCGTATTTGAATCCTGAGGAGAGCACGCAGATTGTTGGGAACCCGGAGTTTATGCAATCAGGCTATGAAGCGCAGCTGAAGTCGATCGTTCTGCTAAAGAACAAAAACCAAGTCTTGCCGTTGGCATCGAAACAAACAGTATATATTCCGAAGCGTTACACTCCAGCAGGAAAGGATTGGATCGGCAATCCGACGCCAGAAAAAACGGAATATCCGGTGAACCTGGATGTTGTGTCTAAATATTACCATGTCACAAATCAGCCGGAAGAGGCAGACTTTGCTCTTGTCTTCATTAGCAGTCCCAAATCGGGAGTAGGCTACAGCCAGGAAGATTCAGACCAAGGCGGAAATGGTTATGTGCCAATCAGCCTACAGTATCGACCGTACACTGCGGAGCATGCTCGGGAGCAGAGTTTAACCGGAGATGCGCGTGATAACGATGTACTTAACCGTTCTTATAAGGGGAAAACCGTTGATACGCATAATGAGAGCGATCTGGATACTATTCTGGAAGCTCGCAAGCTGATGAAGGGCAAGCCGGTGGTTGTGTCGATGCTACTCTCCAACCCTTCGGTCGTTGCCGAATTTGAGGGAGAGGCAGATGCAATACTTGCTAACTTTGGTTTGCAGGATCAGGCACTTATGGAAGTATTAATAGGTGCGGAGGAGCCTTCCGGATTGCTCCCAGTACAAATGCCATCAGGCATGCAAACGGTAGAAGAGCAACTGGAAGATGTGGCACATGACATGGAATGTCATGTGGATTCGGAAAGACATGTTTATGATTTTGCCTACGGAATGAATTGGAATGGTGTTATAGAGGATGAAAGAACTAAGAATTACCGTAAATAA
- a CDS encoding dihydrofolate reductase family protein, translated as MAQASHFHYSCICRSNKTNNNRKLGWTKNYISEGSNNRTEDHIIEVLTEQVSDAYLDHLRNLMISYIFGGKERLDFSLVVKKLKQFFSIDALMLEGGGVLNGSFLNEGLIDELNLVLVSIADGASSSVTIFENSASLQKQRSANFFLKSVEKLADDGLWMKYVIKRD; from the coding sequence GTGGCACAGGCTTCTCATTTCCACTACTCCTGCATATGCCGAAGCAACAAAACTAATAATAACCGAAAATTAGGATGGACCAAGAACTACATCTCAGAAGGAAGTAACAATAGAACAGAGGATCATATCATTGAAGTACTTACAGAGCAGGTATCTGATGCTTATCTAGATCATTTAAGAAATCTTATGATCTCTTATATTTTCGGAGGCAAAGAGAGGTTAGACTTTTCTCTAGTAGTGAAAAAGTTGAAACAATTTTTTTCAATTGATGCATTAATGCTAGAGGGTGGAGGCGTTTTAAATGGCTCCTTTTTAAATGAAGGATTGATTGATGAACTGAATTTGGTATTAGTTTCAATTGCAGATGGAGCCTCTAGTTCTGTGACCATATTTGAAAATAGTGCTTCTCTGCAAAAACAACGATCTGCGAATTTCTTCTTAAAAAGTGTAGAAAAACTTGCTGATGATGGACTATGGATGAAATATGTAATCAAACGTGATTAA
- a CDS encoding glycosyltransferase 61 family protein, with the protein MYWTVAQQIQLFASSKVILGAHGAGLANLAFCQSGIQVIEIIHKQHIVPTYWMISNHNALDYYMMYGQGWPDPAIRFPGFEDIYVDIDRLKQTLHLSGLNT; encoded by the coding sequence GTGTACTGGACGGTTGCACAGCAAATCCAGTTATTCGCTTCGTCAAAAGTAATTTTGGGAGCCCATGGCGCTGGACTTGCCAATTTGGCTTTTTGTCAATCAGGAATACAAGTTATTGAGATTATTCATAAACAGCATATCGTTCCAACGTATTGGATGATCAGCAACCACAATGCTCTCGATTATTACATGATGTATGGGCAAGGCTGGCCAGATCCTGCTATTCGTTTTCCAGGATTCGAAGATATCTACGTGGATATTGATCGTCTGAAGCAAACTTTGCATCTGTCAGGGTTGAACACTTGA
- a CDS encoding aldo/keto reductase, with the protein MDYGKLGNTGLDVSRLCLGCMSFGVAERWIHQWVLDEEQSRLIIKKALELGINFFDTANVYSDGTSEEILGRALKDYANRDEIVLATKVYNRMHEGPNGAGLSRKAIMSEIDKSLKRLGTDYVDLYQIHRWDYHTPIEETMEALHDVVKAGKARYIGASAMYAWQFQKALYVAEKNGWTRFVSMQNHLNLIYREEEREMLPLCKEEKIGVIPYSPLASGRLTRDWAVSTHRSETDQIQKSKYDGTADADRLVVERVAAIAEKYGVPRIHIALAWLLQKEPVTAPIIGATKMSHLEDAVGALSVTLTPQEIAFLEEPYTPHPIIGFN; encoded by the coding sequence ATGGACTATGGTAAACTTGGCAATACGGGGCTGGATGTATCTAGGCTCTGTCTAGGCTGTATGAGCTTTGGTGTAGCAGAACGTTGGATCCATCAGTGGGTGCTTGATGAGGAGCAGAGTCGGCTTATCATAAAAAAAGCTCTTGAGCTTGGAATTAATTTTTTTGATACTGCTAATGTGTATTCTGACGGAACGAGTGAGGAGATTCTTGGACGGGCTCTTAAGGATTATGCCAATCGAGATGAAATTGTTCTCGCGACTAAGGTCTATAATCGTATGCATGAAGGACCTAATGGTGCTGGGCTTTCCCGAAAAGCAATTATGAGTGAGATCGATAAGAGCCTTAAGAGATTGGGAACAGATTATGTGGATTTGTACCAGATCCATCGCTGGGATTATCACACACCTATCGAAGAAACGATGGAAGCTCTTCATGATGTGGTTAAGGCAGGTAAAGCAAGATACATTGGTGCTTCAGCTATGTATGCTTGGCAGTTCCAAAAAGCTTTATATGTGGCGGAGAAAAATGGTTGGACTCGCTTTGTATCCATGCAGAATCACCTCAACCTAATCTACCGTGAAGAAGAGCGCGAGATGTTGCCACTTTGTAAGGAAGAAAAAATCGGTGTTATTCCATATAGTCCGTTGGCCTCAGGAAGATTAACTCGTGACTGGGCAGTATCAACCCATCGTTCAGAAACCGATCAGATTCAAAAATCTAAATATGATGGGACTGCAGATGCAGATCGATTAGTTGTGGAGCGGGTGGCTGCTATCGCCGAAAAATATGGTGTTCCACGTATTCATATCGCGCTTGCTTGGTTGCTTCAGAAAGAACCGGTTACTGCTCCTATCATTGGTGCTACGAAAATGTCACATCTAGAAGATGCTGTAGGTGCGTTATCCGTTACGTTAACACCTCAAGAAATTGCGTTCTTGGAAGAACCTTATACACCGCACCCAATCATTGGTTTTAATTAA
- a CDS encoding MerR family transcriptional regulator — translation MTITEVSEKFNLSPDTLRYYERIGIIPRVNRNKSGNRDYSEEDCRWIEHIKCMRGIGLPVEILIKYVELYRQGEEANHARVELLIEQRKQLLSRMEEMNRVLERMDKKIERLSKQ, via the coding sequence ATGACCATTACAGAAGTAAGTGAAAAATTCAATCTGTCCCCGGATACGCTACGCTATTATGAACGCATCGGTATTATTCCACGTGTGAATCGCAATAAAAGCGGAAATAGAGACTATTCGGAAGAAGACTGCAGGTGGATTGAACATATCAAATGTATGCGAGGCATTGGTCTTCCCGTTGAAATCTTGATTAAGTATGTTGAGTTGTATAGACAGGGGGAAGAGGCTAATCATGCTAGAGTAGAACTCCTGATTGAGCAGCGGAAGCAACTCTTATCTAGAATGGAAGAGATGAATAGAGTATTGGAACGGATGGATAAAAAAATTGAACGATTGAGTAAACAATAA